The segment GCTGTCCGAGAGGTAGCTTCCGGCACCCACGCCGGAGGAGTACGAGTCTCCGAGGGCCACGTAGCGGTGGCCGGCGGCGGCGGCCGGCTGGGCGACTCCGAGGGCCGCGGCGGCCACCGCGAGCGCGGTTGACGCGGACAGCACGAATCTTCGCCAGAGCATGGCGATCAGCCTCAAATCCAGAGTGTGGGAGGTGAGTTGGTTGAACGCGACACTTCTAGCAGGGTGCGCGTACCGGCGGGTAGCCCCCGGTATGGATGTCTTCCGCTTCGAGTGCATGCCCTTCGTCTCCGCGCGTAGACTCGTCCCGATTGCGCCAGGTACGCGCGTCAAGCGGCGGCGTAGGGAGATCCAGGGCGGTCGGCGTCGGAACACCATGCGGTTGTCCGTGGACCGCGGCCGGCGGGACTTCCGGAACGTGTGACCGGGAGGGTTACAGTCACGAGGCAGGGGGCCGGAGCCACTGGCATTGGCTCCGGCCCCCTGCGTCCGGCGGGCGGTATCGGGTCGGCCGGTGGCCTCGGTGGGCTCCAACAGGGCGAAGTACCCCACGATGCCCCGGAGGACTACGGCTTCACGGAGAAGCAGGGACGACCACAGAGGTTGAGTTCCCTGACCCGGTCCTGGCCGGGCGGCCGGCGCTGGTGGAGCCATGGGCCGAGCGGCACGGCGTCGACGCGCGGTGCCGCTCAGCGGCGGTCCTCGTCGCGAGGCCCACGTCGACCCCGCCGCGCCGAGAGCGATCGAAGAGTGGACCGGCACGGAGTGGCAGGTGGTCGACGTTGTCGAGAACCTGGCCGCTGCCAAAGCCCTTCTACGCCCACCGCCGCCCGAGAGGGCGAAGCCTGCCGAGTGGGACCGGCCCGCGATGAGCAAGGGCCGGGGCCGACACCGAAAGCCGACCTCAGGAGGAGTGGGACCAGGAGGCGGCCCAGCGCCCGACGGTGGTGCTTCTGGGGCCCGGTCCCTTCGCGGCCAGCAGGCCGGCGACGGCGTGGCCGCGAAGGCGTCCGTGGCCACGCCGTAGACGGTGTCCGTGGGCCGCATGACTCGACGCCAATGCCGGCATGAATCGACGGTCTTGCCGGAAGGCGGCTACCGCTTCCCGGAGTCCGGCCGCACGGGCCGGTGGCTCGGC is part of the Streptomyces sp. NBC_00250 genome and harbors:
- a CDS encoding DUF6087 family protein; this translates as MGRAARRRRAVPLSGGPRREAHVDPAAPRAIEEWTGTEWQVVDVVENLAAAKALLRPPPPERAKPAEWDRPAMSKGRGRHRKPTSGGVGPGGGPAPDGGASGARSLRGQQAGDGVAAKASVATP